The proteins below are encoded in one region of Pseudomonas entomophila L48:
- the ccmE gene encoding cytochrome c maturation protein CcmE: MNPQRKKRLFLILGLLAGVGVAVGFALSALQQNINLFYTPTQIANGEAPLDTRIRAGGMVEKGSVQRSADSLDVRFVVTDYTKSVPITYRGILPDLFREGQGIVALGKLNADGVVVADEVLAKHDEKYMPPEVTKALKESGQAASDAGAKP; this comes from the coding sequence GTGAATCCGCAGCGCAAGAAACGCCTGTTCCTTATCCTCGGCCTGCTGGCCGGTGTTGGCGTGGCCGTGGGCTTCGCCCTGAGCGCCCTGCAGCAGAACATCAACCTGTTCTACACCCCAACCCAGATCGCCAACGGCGAAGCACCGCTGGATACCCGCATCCGCGCCGGCGGCATGGTCGAGAAAGGCTCGGTGCAGCGCTCGGCAGACTCGCTGGACGTGCGCTTCGTGGTCACCGACTACACCAAGTCGGTGCCGATCACCTACCGTGGCATTCTCCCCGACCTGTTCCGCGAAGGGCAGGGCATCGTCGCCCTCGGCAAGCTCAATGCCGACGGCGTGGTGGTAGCGGATGAAGTCCTGGCCAAGCACGACGAGAAATATATGCCACCTGAAGTCACCAAGGCGCTCAAGGAAAGCGGCCAGGCTGCCA